A region of Diospyros lotus cultivar Yz01 chromosome 3, ASM1463336v1, whole genome shotgun sequence DNA encodes the following proteins:
- the LOC127797200 gene encoding 26S rRNA (cytosine-C(5))-methyltransferase NOP2B-like isoform X5, with product MTMNLVIFLKMIRVISATEEDGDDGEEDDGEADDLETGSEDDSIQEDDEGAENEDSDNSTEMFNDLSDRDDISADNHESSDADNDDREEEDKDEESKALVDNHLGGKVSNAQKRKFSNFDGQLNAADTRLQALKRLAEAKRQHLASDKSDGILSNEDFQRIKELEAKKEARSALTHHRLLRKGSDANTAFKVPSSDQLSVKRVDPAKLEAQIKKKLSKEERLALVRAGREERGKYQARTALKQKKKHQ from the exons ATGACTATGAACTTGGTAATTTTTCTGAAGATGATAAGAGTGATAAGTGCCACTGAAGAGGATGGTGATGATGGTGAAGAGGATGATGGTGAAGCTGATGATTTAGAAACTGGAAGTGAGGATGATAGCAtacaagaagatgatgaaggagCTGAAAATGAAGATAGTGATAATAGTACTGAAATGTTCAATGATTTGAGTGACAGGGATGACATAAGTGCTGATAACCATGAAAGTAGTGATGCTGATAATGATGatagggaagaagaagacaaagatgaAGAATCCAAGGCTCTGGTTGATAATCATCTTGGAGGGAAAGTATCTAATGCGCAGAAGAggaaattttctaattttgatgGACAATTGAATGCTGCCGATACAAGGCTTCAGGCTTTAAAGAGGTTAGCAGAAGCAAAGAGGCAACATTTGGCATCAGATAAATCAGATGGTATCCTTTCCAATGAGGACTTCCAAAGAATCAAAGAACTAGAG GCAAAGAAAGAAGCGAGGAGTGCTTTGACTCATCATCGATTATTAAGAAAGGGATCAGATGCCAATACAGCTTTTAAAGTTCCAAGTTCTGACCAGCTAAGTGTTAAGAGGGTTGATCCTGCTAAACTTGAA GCCCAAATAAAGAAGAAGCTAAGCAAGGAGGAAAGACTGGCATTAGTAAGAGCAGGAAGGGAAGAGAGAGGGAAGTACCAGGCTCGAACAGCTCTCAAACAAAAAAAG
- the LOC127797200 gene encoding 26S rRNA (cytosine-C(5))-methyltransferase NOP2B-like isoform X4, which produces MTMNLVIFLKMIRVISATEEDGDDGEEDDGEADDLETGSEDDSIQEDDEGAENEDSDNSTEMFNDLSDRDDISADNHESSDADNDDREEEDKDEESKALVDNHLGGKVSNAQKRKFSNFDGQLNAADTRLQALKRLAEAKRQHLASDKSDGILSNEDFQRIKELEAKKEARSALTHHRLLRKGSDANTAFKVPSSDQLSVKRVDPAKLEAQIKKKLSKEERLALVRAGREERGKYQARTALKQKKVSTIF; this is translated from the exons ATGACTATGAACTTGGTAATTTTTCTGAAGATGATAAGAGTGATAAGTGCCACTGAAGAGGATGGTGATGATGGTGAAGAGGATGATGGTGAAGCTGATGATTTAGAAACTGGAAGTGAGGATGATAGCAtacaagaagatgatgaaggagCTGAAAATGAAGATAGTGATAATAGTACTGAAATGTTCAATGATTTGAGTGACAGGGATGACATAAGTGCTGATAACCATGAAAGTAGTGATGCTGATAATGATGatagggaagaagaagacaaagatgaAGAATCCAAGGCTCTGGTTGATAATCATCTTGGAGGGAAAGTATCTAATGCGCAGAAGAggaaattttctaattttgatgGACAATTGAATGCTGCCGATACAAGGCTTCAGGCTTTAAAGAGGTTAGCAGAAGCAAAGAGGCAACATTTGGCATCAGATAAATCAGATGGTATCCTTTCCAATGAGGACTTCCAAAGAATCAAAGAACTAGAG GCAAAGAAAGAAGCGAGGAGTGCTTTGACTCATCATCGATTATTAAGAAAGGGATCAGATGCCAATACAGCTTTTAAAGTTCCAAGTTCTGACCAGCTAAGTGTTAAGAGGGTTGATCCTGCTAAACTTGAA GCCCAAATAAAGAAGAAGCTAAGCAAGGAGGAAAGACTGGCATTAGTAAGAGCAGGAAGGGAAGAGAGAGGGAAGTACCAGGCTCGAACAGCTCTCAAACAAAAAAAG
- the LOC127797200 gene encoding 26S rRNA (cytosine-C(5))-methyltransferase NOP2B-like isoform X6 yields the protein MTMNLVIFLKMIRVISATEEDGDDGEEDDGEADDLETGSEDDSIQEDDEGAENEDSDNSTEMFNDLSDRDDISADNHESSDADNDDREEEDKDEESKALVDNHLGGKVSNAQKRKFSNFDGQLNAADTRLQALKRLAEAKRQHLASDKSDGILSNEDFQRIKELEAKKEARSALTHHRLLRKGSDANTAFKVPSSDQLSVKRVDPAKLEAQIKKKLSKEERLALVRAGREERGKYQARTALKQKKVI from the exons ATGACTATGAACTTGGTAATTTTTCTGAAGATGATAAGAGTGATAAGTGCCACTGAAGAGGATGGTGATGATGGTGAAGAGGATGATGGTGAAGCTGATGATTTAGAAACTGGAAGTGAGGATGATAGCAtacaagaagatgatgaaggagCTGAAAATGAAGATAGTGATAATAGTACTGAAATGTTCAATGATTTGAGTGACAGGGATGACATAAGTGCTGATAACCATGAAAGTAGTGATGCTGATAATGATGatagggaagaagaagacaaagatgaAGAATCCAAGGCTCTGGTTGATAATCATCTTGGAGGGAAAGTATCTAATGCGCAGAAGAggaaattttctaattttgatgGACAATTGAATGCTGCCGATACAAGGCTTCAGGCTTTAAAGAGGTTAGCAGAAGCAAAGAGGCAACATTTGGCATCAGATAAATCAGATGGTATCCTTTCCAATGAGGACTTCCAAAGAATCAAAGAACTAGAG GCAAAGAAAGAAGCGAGGAGTGCTTTGACTCATCATCGATTATTAAGAAAGGGATCAGATGCCAATACAGCTTTTAAAGTTCCAAGTTCTGACCAGCTAAGTGTTAAGAGGGTTGATCCTGCTAAACTTGAA GCCCAAATAAAGAAGAAGCTAAGCAAGGAGGAAAGACTGGCATTAGTAAGAGCAGGAAGGGAAGAGAGAGGGAAGTACCAGGCTCGAACAGCTCTCAAACAAAAAAAG GTCATATGA
- the LOC127797200 gene encoding rRNA biogenesis protein rrp36-like isoform X2 — protein MTMNLVIFLKMIRVISATEEDGDDGEEDDGEADDLETGSEDDSIQEDDEGAENEDSDNSTEMFNDLSDRDDISADNHESSDADNDDREEEDKDEESKALVDNHLGGKVSNAQKRKFSNFDGQLNAADTRLQALKRLAEAKRQHLASDKSDGILSNEDFQRIKELEAKKEARSALTHHRLLRKGSDANTAFKVPSSDQLSVKRVDPAKLEAQIKKKLSKEERLALVRAGREERGKYQARTALKQKKILLQCYIPKHWQR, from the exons ATGACTATGAACTTGGTAATTTTTCTGAAGATGATAAGAGTGATAAGTGCCACTGAAGAGGATGGTGATGATGGTGAAGAGGATGATGGTGAAGCTGATGATTTAGAAACTGGAAGTGAGGATGATAGCAtacaagaagatgatgaaggagCTGAAAATGAAGATAGTGATAATAGTACTGAAATGTTCAATGATTTGAGTGACAGGGATGACATAAGTGCTGATAACCATGAAAGTAGTGATGCTGATAATGATGatagggaagaagaagacaaagatgaAGAATCCAAGGCTCTGGTTGATAATCATCTTGGAGGGAAAGTATCTAATGCGCAGAAGAggaaattttctaattttgatgGACAATTGAATGCTGCCGATACAAGGCTTCAGGCTTTAAAGAGGTTAGCAGAAGCAAAGAGGCAACATTTGGCATCAGATAAATCAGATGGTATCCTTTCCAATGAGGACTTCCAAAGAATCAAAGAACTAGAG GCAAAGAAAGAAGCGAGGAGTGCTTTGACTCATCATCGATTATTAAGAAAGGGATCAGATGCCAATACAGCTTTTAAAGTTCCAAGTTCTGACCAGCTAAGTGTTAAGAGGGTTGATCCTGCTAAACTTGAA GCCCAAATAAAGAAGAAGCTAAGCAAGGAGGAAAGACTGGCATTAGTAAGAGCAGGAAGGGAAGAGAGAGGGAAGTACCAGGCTCGAACAGCTCTCAAACAAAAAAAG
- the LOC127797200 gene encoding uncharacterized protein LOC127797200 isoform X3, translating into MTMNLVIFLKMIRVISATEEDGDDGEEDDGEADDLETGSEDDSIQEDDEGAENEDSDNSTEMFNDLSDRDDISADNHESSDADNDDREEEDKDEESKALVDNHLGGKVSNAQKRKFSNFDGQLNAADTRLQALKRLAEAKRQHLASDKSDGILSNEDFQRIKELEAKKEARSALTHHRLLRKGSDANTAFKVPSSDQLSVKRVDPAKLEAQIKKKLSKEERLALVRAGREERGKYQARTALKQKKVWHVLEGEE; encoded by the exons ATGACTATGAACTTGGTAATTTTTCTGAAGATGATAAGAGTGATAAGTGCCACTGAAGAGGATGGTGATGATGGTGAAGAGGATGATGGTGAAGCTGATGATTTAGAAACTGGAAGTGAGGATGATAGCAtacaagaagatgatgaaggagCTGAAAATGAAGATAGTGATAATAGTACTGAAATGTTCAATGATTTGAGTGACAGGGATGACATAAGTGCTGATAACCATGAAAGTAGTGATGCTGATAATGATGatagggaagaagaagacaaagatgaAGAATCCAAGGCTCTGGTTGATAATCATCTTGGAGGGAAAGTATCTAATGCGCAGAAGAggaaattttctaattttgatgGACAATTGAATGCTGCCGATACAAGGCTTCAGGCTTTAAAGAGGTTAGCAGAAGCAAAGAGGCAACATTTGGCATCAGATAAATCAGATGGTATCCTTTCCAATGAGGACTTCCAAAGAATCAAAGAACTAGAG GCAAAGAAAGAAGCGAGGAGTGCTTTGACTCATCATCGATTATTAAGAAAGGGATCAGATGCCAATACAGCTTTTAAAGTTCCAAGTTCTGACCAGCTAAGTGTTAAGAGGGTTGATCCTGCTAAACTTGAA GCCCAAATAAAGAAGAAGCTAAGCAAGGAGGAAAGACTGGCATTAGTAAGAGCAGGAAGGGAAGAGAGAGGGAAGTACCAGGCTCGAACAGCTCTCAAACAAAAAAAG GTATGGCACGTACTCGAGGGGGAGGAGTAA